A DNA window from Prosthecobacter debontii contains the following coding sequences:
- a CDS encoding 3D domain-containing protein — protein MIKATSCLLVVAAALLCSCSSSSSNRNLLSKKGTRITSVRTTAYTHSESDHIQYGARTAVGTQLRYGSLVRSAAADWSVYPVGTIFQIEGTPYIYQVDDYGSALVGTNTIDIYQPTKAHMNAWGVRNVNIRVLRWGSRSKSLAIMKERQKYDHVRKMVQRLERS, from the coding sequence ATGATTAAAGCCACTTCCTGCCTCCTCGTTGTCGCCGCAGCGCTCCTGTGCTCCTGCTCATCCAGTAGCAGTAATCGGAACCTGCTCTCCAAAAAGGGGACTCGAATCACGTCCGTGCGCACGACCGCCTACACTCATAGCGAGTCAGACCATATCCAGTATGGCGCACGCACCGCCGTAGGCACGCAGTTGCGATATGGCAGCCTCGTGCGCAGTGCCGCTGCTGACTGGTCCGTCTATCCAGTGGGCACCATCTTCCAGATTGAAGGCACTCCTTACATCTATCAGGTGGATGACTATGGTTCAGCGCTTGTGGGAACCAATACGATTGATATCTACCAGCCGACCAAGGCCCACATGAATGCCTGGGGCGTGCGCAACGTGAACATCCGCGTCCTGCGCTGGGGATCGCGCTCCAAGAGCTTGGCTATCATGAAAGAGCGCCAGAAATACGATCACGTCCGCAAGATGGTGCAGCGTCTTGAGCGCAGCTAG
- the nth gene encoding endonuclease III: protein MTKAERAAYVLQRLEQLYPHPPIPLDHTDAYSLLVAVLLSAQCTDARVNLVTPKLWALAKTPEQMAQVPVPEIEKIVKPCGLGPQKAKAIQKLSEILAEKFGGQVPADLELLEQLPGVGHKTAQVVMAQSFGVPSFPVDTHIHRLAQRWKLTEGKNVAQTERDLKRLFPTSSWNKLHLQIIYYGREHCSARGCDGTVCEICTTLFPERKRALKTRKA, encoded by the coding sequence GTGACCAAGGCTGAACGTGCCGCCTATGTGCTCCAGCGCTTGGAGCAACTTTATCCGCATCCGCCCATCCCGCTGGATCATACGGATGCCTACAGCCTACTGGTGGCTGTCCTCCTTTCGGCGCAGTGCACGGATGCTCGTGTAAACTTGGTCACGCCGAAGCTCTGGGCTCTGGCGAAGACGCCGGAACAGATGGCTCAGGTGCCGGTGCCCGAAATCGAGAAGATCGTTAAACCCTGTGGTCTGGGGCCTCAGAAAGCCAAAGCGATCCAGAAACTCTCCGAGATCCTGGCGGAAAAATTTGGCGGCCAAGTGCCAGCCGATCTCGAACTCCTTGAGCAGCTTCCCGGGGTGGGGCATAAAACCGCCCAGGTCGTCATGGCCCAGTCCTTTGGCGTGCCGTCCTTTCCGGTGGATACGCACATCCATCGCCTCGCCCAGCGGTGGAAGCTGACGGAGGGAAAAAACGTCGCCCAGACAGAGCGCGATTTGAAGCGTCTGTTTCCGACTTCCAGTTGGAACAAGCTGCACCTGCAAATCATCTACTATGGCCGAGAGCACTGCTCGGCCCGAGGCTGTGATGGAACTGTCTGTGAGATCTGCACCACCCTATTCCCCGAGCGTAAACGCGCTTTAAAGACACGAAAGGCTTAA
- a CDS encoding DUF305 domain-containing protein, which translates to MNHYTKFAVMITTSTIVMFGLMYLNTFAVEHVFFSETRAYMALVMGASMAMLMLAFMLPMYPSRTINAGRFISSGLVFVVALWLVRSQASVADVSYMRAMIPHHSIAILTSERAHIVDPRVRQLADGIIETQRREIAEMKALIEELKKD; encoded by the coding sequence ATGAATCACTACACTAAGTTCGCTGTTATGATCACCACTTCAACCATCGTGATGTTTGGGTTGATGTATCTCAATACCTTTGCAGTTGAGCATGTCTTTTTCAGTGAGACACGGGCCTACATGGCTCTCGTGATGGGGGCTTCGATGGCGATGCTTATGCTCGCTTTTATGTTGCCGATGTATCCGAGTCGGACGATAAACGCAGGGAGATTTATCAGTAGTGGACTCGTCTTTGTTGTCGCGCTTTGGCTGGTGCGAAGCCAAGCCTCAGTTGCTGACGTCTCCTACATGAGAGCGATGATCCCCCATCATTCGATTGCTATTCTCACCAGTGAGCGGGCTCACATCGTCGATCCCCGTGTTCGTCAACTCGCGGATGGAATCATTGAAACTCAGCGTCGAGAAATTGCTGAGATGAAGGCGCTGATTGAAGAATTGAAGAAGGACTGA
- a CDS encoding sigma-70 family RNA polymerase sigma factor yields the protein MEDPIPKEITEEMLKEASGSPATRKTLIERLDNWSDWSSWDEFYRTYSGFVFHVARKSGLSDDEANDVVQETFIGVAKNLQKKKFDTSLGSFKSFLLNQARWRILDQFRRRKKQQSREANLYGDETDERRTAPIDRCADPNGMTLEKLWDKEWQDKIMDIALRRVKALVSPRQYQIFSCYVLKGWDPERVKKELGVNAAQVYLAKHRVGRILKREAAKLAEEEG from the coding sequence ATGGAGGATCCGATTCCCAAAGAAATCACCGAAGAAATGCTCAAAGAGGCGTCCGGCTCTCCAGCCACACGCAAGACCCTCATTGAGCGACTGGACAATTGGAGTGATTGGTCCAGTTGGGACGAATTCTATCGCACCTACTCCGGCTTCGTTTTCCACGTCGCCCGGAAGTCGGGCTTAAGCGACGATGAAGCCAATGATGTCGTCCAGGAGACCTTCATCGGCGTGGCCAAAAACCTCCAGAAGAAGAAGTTCGACACCAGTCTCGGCTCCTTCAAATCCTTCCTGCTCAACCAAGCCCGCTGGCGCATTCTTGACCAATTTCGCCGCCGCAAGAAGCAGCAAAGCCGCGAGGCCAATCTCTATGGGGATGAAACGGACGAGCGCCGCACCGCACCCATCGACCGCTGTGCCGACCCCAATGGGATGACCCTCGAAAAGCTCTGGGATAAGGAGTGGCAGGACAAAATCATGGACATTGCCCTGCGCCGGGTGAAGGCCTTAGTCTCCCCCCGCCAATATCAGATCTTCTCCTGCTATGTGCTCAAAGGATGGGACCCCGAGCGCGTGAAGAAGGAACTCGGCGTCAATGCAGCTCAGGTCTATCTGGCCAAGCATCGAGTCGGCCGCATCCTCAAGCGCGAAGCCGCCAAGCTGGCAGAAGAGGAAGGTTGA
- a CDS encoding TolC family protein, with protein MFFRVAPRPLHAAVSLSLCVLSGCSQGFYKKWADREVFGIIGKKSQAVAGAEDDTLLDITPPQPVKLEVLIKSSETADFLGKRAFIEKNARVISLADALDFAVHRNRGYLARKETVYLSALDLTLTRQQFGPIVDGGGGVFYTENQVKTGVNNLVRTSTLATDGALTFDYLMKTGARVAMDLTTDFTRFFTGGVRGLSDSRAAVSISQPLLRGAGVLAASEPLRQDERDVLYVIRDFTQYRKDFTVNVATQYFRVLQAREAARNRFVAYKQSLASIERESALAEADLRTQSSLKQIQQSQITYERNWINAVRNYEEQLDDLKIVLGLPVDQRLILAKDELSKLHVVDPQGSLDQAMDTALITRLDLYNERDRVQDNVRRVKIAHQNTLPTVNALAGYQMGTPANNPGLELNPKQRRFSAGLDVDLNLNTKPERNSLRSAQISEQRAERELELAEEQLRSTIRSDWRGLQVARQQYELAQRGLELASKRLEIEEALMEEGRGTARDIVESQDRLITARDLVVSTLIDHVIARLQLWSDMGVLYIEKDGSWVDVLNKEKPKGES; from the coding sequence ATGTTTTTCCGCGTTGCTCCACGTCCGCTGCATGCAGCCGTCTCGCTGAGCTTGTGCGTGTTATCAGGGTGCAGTCAGGGGTTTTATAAAAAGTGGGCGGATCGTGAGGTGTTTGGCATTATTGGCAAGAAGTCTCAGGCTGTCGCTGGCGCTGAGGATGATACGCTGCTCGACATCACTCCGCCGCAACCGGTGAAGCTGGAGGTTCTGATCAAGAGCTCGGAAACGGCAGATTTCCTGGGTAAGCGTGCCTTCATCGAGAAAAACGCACGGGTCATCAGTCTGGCGGATGCCTTGGATTTTGCGGTGCATCGCAACCGCGGCTACTTGGCGCGTAAGGAAACAGTTTATCTCAGCGCTCTGGATCTGACTCTGACTCGGCAGCAGTTCGGGCCGATTGTGGATGGTGGTGGCGGGGTCTTTTACACGGAAAATCAGGTGAAGACTGGGGTGAACAATCTGGTTCGTACTTCGACCTTGGCCACCGATGGAGCCCTAACCTTCGATTATTTAATGAAGACCGGTGCTCGAGTGGCAATGGATTTGACCACTGACTTCACACGCTTTTTTACAGGTGGTGTGCGAGGTTTGAGCGATTCCCGTGCAGCAGTTTCGATCAGCCAGCCGCTGCTGCGTGGGGCTGGGGTCTTGGCGGCATCTGAGCCGCTCCGGCAGGACGAACGCGACGTGCTGTATGTGATTCGGGATTTCACTCAGTATCGGAAAGACTTCACTGTGAATGTGGCCACCCAGTATTTCCGAGTGCTGCAGGCACGCGAGGCCGCGCGTAACCGGTTTGTGGCTTACAAACAGTCCCTGGCTTCCATTGAACGTGAGTCAGCCCTGGCAGAAGCGGACCTTCGCACTCAATCCAGTCTGAAGCAGATTCAGCAGAGCCAGATCACTTATGAGCGTAACTGGATCAATGCGGTGCGTAACTATGAAGAGCAATTGGATGATCTGAAAATCGTGTTAGGTCTGCCTGTGGATCAGCGCCTCATTTTGGCCAAGGATGAATTGAGTAAACTTCATGTCGTGGACCCGCAGGGCAGCCTGGATCAGGCCATGGACACAGCTTTGATTACCCGTCTGGATCTCTACAACGAACGTGACCGTGTGCAGGACAATGTGCGCCGGGTAAAGATCGCTCATCAAAATACGTTACCCACGGTGAATGCTTTGGCGGGATATCAAATGGGCACCCCTGCGAACAATCCCGGCTTGGAACTCAATCCCAAACAGCGTCGTTTCAGTGCAGGACTGGATGTGGATCTGAATCTCAATACGAAGCCTGAGCGAAACAGCCTGCGTAGTGCCCAAATCTCTGAACAACGAGCTGAACGAGAGCTGGAACTCGCAGAGGAACAACTCCGGTCAACGATTCGGAGTGACTGGCGTGGTCTTCAAGTGGCAAGACAGCAGTATGAGCTTGCTCAAAGAGGGTTGGAGCTTGCCAGTAAGCGTCTGGAAATCGAAGAGGCTTTGATGGAAGAAGGTCGCGGCACTGCCCGTGACATTGTGGAATCCCAAGACCGTCTGATCACGGCTCGCGACCTTGTCGTTTCCACGTTGATTGACCACGTCATCGCCCGTCTCCAACTCTGGAGTGACATGGGAGTGCTCTATATCGAGAAAGACGGCTCGTGGGTGGACGTATTGAACAAGGAAAAACCGAAAGGGGAGTCATGA
- a CDS encoding efflux RND transporter periplasmic adaptor subunit translates to MKMVKSKFLIYGGAAVAIIAASGYLMSGSAGQGEDVPTFSVQKGALHINVLQGGEIRALQNFEVKSEIETPTKILSIIPEGYLVTEEDIKDGKVLVELDNSDLKTRIQDHEIQFQTTVAQYIDADEGREIQRSENQSLVRDMKETVLFALMDFDKYLGRELTVNILASSGLPKDVAEFDQFADTLESQANAQLEAGNNVALLTTDKKKDEVEEATESKAATSTNNGRLDFAPFLDNLSNGDGEAQQKLRQLEDELLLKKSELAVSKQKVEASQRLAARDFISKTQLENDQVTYEKATLAVKTAETELDLFKKYTFSKQCAQLLSAYRESLTKLQRTIRANRSKMAQAETRFATAKRRYEMELAKKEDLDRQLKACMIRAVQPGLVAYGDLNASASSRYNESIEEGTNVRYRQTVLTIPNMSQMGVHVNIHESQVKKVHVGQPALIRVDAEPGVVLEGRVAELAVLPDSSSSRYTPNLKVYPASVHILGTHPWLKPGMNAKVEILVDQLADVMFVPVQSIEVENDHHFCYVTSGGGLERRSVQTGLFNDEFIEVRQGLQLGELVALALPKKLVPENKGGGLPGMPEESVPAPAGGGKPKGQGKPKPKEKDVAAVVK, encoded by the coding sequence ATGAAAATGGTGAAGTCTAAATTCTTGATCTATGGCGGTGCAGCCGTGGCTATCATTGCCGCAAGCGGCTACCTGATGTCTGGATCCGCCGGGCAGGGCGAGGACGTGCCTACGTTCAGTGTGCAGAAGGGTGCTCTTCACATCAACGTGCTCCAAGGCGGCGAAATCCGCGCGCTACAGAACTTCGAGGTGAAGTCGGAAATTGAAACACCGACCAAGATTCTCAGCATCATCCCTGAAGGTTACCTCGTAACCGAGGAAGATATCAAAGATGGAAAGGTTTTGGTCGAACTGGATAACTCGGATCTCAAAACCCGGATTCAGGACCATGAAATCCAGTTTCAAACAACCGTCGCTCAATACATCGATGCGGACGAAGGTCGTGAGATTCAGCGCAGTGAGAATCAGAGTCTCGTTCGAGACATGAAAGAAACCGTGCTCTTTGCCTTGATGGACTTTGATAAGTATCTGGGCCGGGAACTGACCGTGAATATTCTGGCTTCCAGCGGCCTACCCAAGGACGTGGCTGAGTTTGACCAGTTTGCCGATACACTGGAATCTCAAGCCAATGCTCAGCTTGAGGCGGGCAATAATGTGGCGTTGCTGACCACTGACAAAAAGAAAGACGAGGTGGAAGAAGCGACGGAATCCAAAGCGGCAACGAGCACCAACAACGGCCGCCTAGATTTCGCTCCCTTTTTAGACAATTTAAGCAATGGGGATGGCGAGGCCCAACAAAAGCTGCGTCAGCTCGAGGATGAATTACTGCTGAAAAAATCTGAATTGGCGGTGTCCAAACAAAAAGTAGAGGCATCTCAGCGCTTGGCCGCTCGAGACTTTATTTCCAAGACTCAGCTTGAAAATGATCAAGTGACTTATGAGAAAGCGACTCTGGCAGTGAAGACAGCGGAGACTGAACTCGACTTGTTCAAGAAATACACCTTCTCGAAACAGTGCGCTCAGTTGCTTTCCGCCTATCGTGAGAGTCTGACCAAGCTCCAGCGGACAATCCGCGCAAACCGCTCGAAGATGGCTCAGGCCGAAACTCGCTTTGCAACGGCCAAGCGCCGGTATGAAATGGAACTGGCCAAGAAAGAAGATCTGGATCGTCAGCTTAAGGCCTGCATGATCCGGGCCGTGCAGCCAGGTTTGGTAGCTTATGGCGATCTTAACGCCAGCGCCTCCTCACGTTACAACGAATCCATCGAAGAAGGCACCAATGTGCGCTACCGCCAGACGGTGCTGACCATTCCAAACATGTCGCAGATGGGCGTGCATGTGAACATTCATGAGTCCCAGGTGAAGAAGGTGCATGTGGGCCAGCCGGCCCTTATTCGTGTGGATGCTGAGCCAGGCGTGGTCTTGGAAGGCCGTGTTGCGGAGTTGGCTGTGCTGCCAGACTCCTCAAGCAGCCGCTACACGCCTAACCTGAAAGTGTATCCCGCCTCCGTCCACATCCTGGGCACGCATCCTTGGTTGAAGCCTGGAATGAATGCCAAGGTGGAGATCTTGGTGGATCAACTGGCAGACGTTATGTTTGTGCCCGTCCAGAGCATCGAGGTCGAAAACGATCATCACTTCTGCTATGTCACTTCCGGTGGCGGGCTTGAGCGCCGCTCTGTGCAGACCGGCTTGTTTAATGATGAATTCATCGAGGTGCGCCAGGGCTTGCAGCTCGGTGAACTGGTCGCCTTAGCTCTGCCGAAGAAGCTAGTGCCTGAGAATAAGGGAGGGGGCCTCCCCGGTATGCCGGAGGAGTCTGTTCCTGCACCTGCAGGTGGTGGCAAACCCAAGGGACAAGGCAAGCCTAAGCCCAAGGAAAAAGACGTGGCGGCTGTCGTTAAATAA
- a CDS encoding ABC transporter ATP-binding protein: MAEPIISLRDIRKSYKMGDVISQVLQGVSFDIYPGEYVCIMGPSGCGKSTLLNVLGCLDQPTSGDYFLGGENVATLNDDDLSAARNRNLGFIFQSYNLIQQLTVVENISVPMYYGGADDHHMREVAIRLAQQVGLGHRLYHKPNELSGGQQQRVAIARALSNSPLMILADEATGNLDSKSGQEILALFDELNEQGKTLVFVTHDERMVERCSRIIRLRDGVVERDEPGAKAKQKLAQMAVA; this comes from the coding sequence ATGGCAGAGCCGATCATCAGTCTGCGAGACATCCGTAAGTCCTACAAGATGGGGGATGTCATCAGCCAAGTGCTGCAAGGGGTGTCCTTTGACATCTACCCTGGCGAATACGTCTGCATCATGGGACCTTCTGGTTGTGGAAAGTCCACCTTACTCAACGTGTTGGGCTGTCTCGATCAGCCGACCAGTGGAGATTACTTTCTCGGTGGAGAAAATGTGGCCACTCTGAATGATGATGATCTTTCGGCTGCGCGGAATCGCAATTTGGGGTTCATTTTTCAGAGCTACAATCTCATTCAGCAGCTCACTGTGGTGGAGAATATCTCAGTGCCGATGTATTACGGCGGAGCCGATGACCATCACATGCGTGAGGTGGCCATTCGCCTCGCGCAGCAGGTGGGGTTAGGACATCGTCTTTATCACAAACCGAACGAGCTTTCAGGTGGACAGCAGCAGCGTGTGGCTATCGCTCGCGCACTTTCAAACAGCCCGTTGATGATCCTGGCGGATGAGGCCACGGGTAACTTGGACTCCAAATCAGGGCAGGAGATTTTGGCGCTCTTCGATGAGCTCAATGAGCAGGGGAAGACGCTGGTTTTCGTCACTCATGATGAGCGTATGGTGGAGCGTTGCTCCCGTATCATCCGCCTCCGTGATGGCGTGGTGGAGCGTGACGAACCGGGAGCTAAGGCCAAGCAAAAGCTGGCGCAAATGGCGGTCGCATGA
- a CDS encoding sulfatase family protein yields the protein MFLRICFLSLALLSLSHGQESPVGTPPDSTPAEPKPNIILIVADDLGYSDLGCYGSTTIRTPNLDKMAAEGTRFTSFLVAQAVCTASRAALMTGCYPNRVGLQGALNHTSLEGINPDEQLMPEILKKQGYATAIYGKWHLGTADLFHPMKNGFDEFWGIPYSNDNSKYHPSLASEMPPLPLYENEKVIETDPDQSLFTRRITEKSVSFIRRHKAQPFFLYVPHIMPHVPIFAADRFRGKSPHGLYADVVEELDWSAGMIVAAVEQAGLSENTLIIFMSDNGPFLSYGNHAGNAAPRREGKLTSYDGGVGVPFIARWPGKVPTGKVNDELFTAMDLLPTFISWIGAEKPTAKIDGRDVSGILHGAEGAKSPHEAIAIYAGSELQAIRSGEWKLHFDHPYITPHEPRGKDGKPANWENMKPVAITQSGIEGIASRHGYRVAQQALALYNVKDDVGETTDVSAKHPDIVERLKKLAEPFRVQLGDGLTQTQASEARPRGKAEKMKDSEMR from the coding sequence ATGTTCTTGCGCATCTGCTTTCTCTCCTTGGCTCTGCTCAGTTTAAGTCACGGTCAAGAGTCCCCTGTGGGGACTCCTCCAGATTCGACACCCGCAGAGCCAAAGCCGAATATCATCCTGATCGTAGCGGATGACCTGGGCTATTCAGACCTCGGCTGTTACGGCTCCACCACCATTCGCACTCCGAATCTGGATAAGATGGCGGCGGAAGGCACCCGGTTCACCTCTTTCCTTGTGGCGCAAGCTGTGTGCACCGCTTCACGGGCAGCTTTGATGACGGGGTGCTACCCGAATCGGGTCGGTTTGCAGGGAGCTCTCAATCATACTAGCTTGGAGGGGATCAATCCGGATGAACAGCTGATGCCGGAGATCTTGAAGAAGCAGGGTTATGCCACAGCCATTTATGGTAAGTGGCATCTAGGCACAGCGGATCTGTTTCACCCGATGAAGAACGGCTTCGATGAATTCTGGGGCATTCCTTACTCCAACGATAACAGCAAGTATCATCCCTCACTGGCCTCGGAGATGCCGCCTCTGCCGCTTTATGAGAATGAAAAGGTCATTGAGACAGACCCTGATCAAAGTCTTTTCACCCGACGTATCACGGAGAAGTCAGTAAGCTTCATTCGCCGCCATAAGGCCCAGCCTTTCTTTCTCTATGTGCCTCACATCATGCCCCACGTGCCGATCTTCGCCGCCGATCGTTTTCGGGGTAAATCTCCTCATGGTCTGTATGCAGATGTGGTGGAGGAGCTGGACTGGAGTGCGGGCATGATCGTCGCAGCGGTGGAGCAGGCGGGCCTCTCGGAGAACACGCTGATCATCTTTATGTCCGATAACGGGCCGTTCCTGAGCTATGGCAATCATGCGGGGAACGCCGCGCCACGCCGTGAGGGTAAACTCACCAGCTATGATGGAGGTGTGGGCGTGCCATTCATCGCACGCTGGCCGGGCAAGGTGCCGACGGGCAAGGTGAATGATGAACTCTTCACCGCTATGGATCTCCTGCCGACCTTCATTAGCTGGATCGGTGCCGAAAAGCCGACGGCTAAAATCGATGGGAGGGATGTCTCAGGCATCCTACATGGAGCGGAGGGCGCAAAGAGTCCTCACGAGGCGATTGCCATCTACGCGGGGAGTGAATTGCAAGCCATTCGCAGTGGAGAGTGGAAACTCCACTTTGATCACCCCTACATCACGCCTCATGAACCCCGAGGCAAAGATGGCAAGCCCGCGAATTGGGAGAACATGAAGCCGGTGGCGATCACCCAGAGCGGGATCGAAGGCATTGCCAGCCGCCATGGGTATCGAGTGGCTCAACAGGCATTAGCCCTTTACAACGTGAAGGACGATGTGGGTGAGACTACGGATGTCAGCGCAAAGCACCCAGACATCGTGGAGCGGCTCAAAAAACTGGCTGAACCTTTCCGAGTGCAACTAGGGGATGGATTGACCCAGACCCAAGCCTCGGAGGCGCGTCCACGAGGTAAGGCGGAGAAGATGAAGGATAGCGAGATGAGGTGA
- a CDS encoding DUF5069 domain-containing protein — protein MSFPIRSPRDTVGGIMVFGRILDKIRLNASEGLPPGYHLGIIAGKRTFDDRVCTLLGVTFEALSARVLDGGTDEELLEWCFQNGRKPDPEHIELFNGFMMKRGWRDVATSGLIQQRAEAGLGHREDLVTFFDLMDTEEGRAA, from the coding sequence ATGTCATTTCCTATTCGTTCCCCTCGCGACACCGTCGGCGGCATCATGGTTTTTGGGCGCATTTTAGACAAGATTCGCCTGAATGCCTCAGAGGGGCTACCCCCAGGGTATCATCTGGGTATCATCGCTGGCAAACGCACCTTCGATGATCGTGTCTGCACCTTGCTGGGGGTGACTTTCGAGGCTTTAAGCGCCCGTGTTCTTGATGGGGGCACGGATGAAGAGCTCCTTGAATGGTGTTTCCAAAATGGAAGAAAACCCGATCCTGAGCACATTGAACTCTTCAATGGGTTCATGATGAAGCGAGGTTGGCGGGACGTGGCGACCTCCGGTCTGATTCAGCAGCGTGCGGAAGCGGGTCTTGGTCACCGGGAAGACCTCGTGACTTTTTTTGATCTGATGGATACCGAAGAGGGCCGCGCGGCTTAA
- a CDS encoding SLC13 family permease: MEPYFVIGLLVLAVVLFATEKISVDLVTLGLLCLLVTFGIIDVKEAFAGFGNEVIVMLGSIFIIGAALRDTGVLDSLGSLLARTTGGRPRRVAAGMMTSVGGISAFMNNTTVTAMFLGPVIGMARRLGISPSRLLMPLSFASILGGTCTLIGTSTNVAVSGAMKHLGYEEIGMFEITPIGLVLFVAGIIYLITVGMKWVPERDRADDQGDVAHIREYLSEVVILPGSPLIGQQAFNSDFSVLEFQVVKIRRGGVDLPVGPYTQFTEGDVVQVAGKVQNLIKVKKIEGIDIREDVQLRRSGVDMSDASVAEVVLTPRSSLVGQTLRGSNFRRRTGLSVLALLRGDRTLNDHMADVVLQAGDLLLLQGPYDRFQKFEQEAEMVIITAHSYAAGARKRGIATLIAFALAVTASSFGLLPASIAFLIAALIALATRCISLDTAYENIDWRLLILIGGMTAFGAAMEKSGADEMLAGLVTHLLNPFGTLAVLAGFCVLTVLLTQPMSNAAAALVVLPIAIQAAQTLGVNPRGFGIAVMLSASISVLTPFEPSCILVYGPGKYRFGDFIKVGSGLTLICLILILLLVPVFWPMK, from the coding sequence ATGGAACCATACTTCGTCATTGGCCTCCTGGTGCTCGCCGTCGTTCTGTTCGCCACAGAAAAGATTTCGGTGGATTTGGTCACCTTGGGCCTGCTTTGCTTGCTCGTGACCTTTGGCATCATTGATGTGAAGGAGGCATTTGCCGGTTTTGGCAATGAGGTCATCGTGATGCTCGGCTCCATCTTCATCATCGGAGCGGCCCTGCGGGATACCGGTGTGCTGGATAGTCTGGGCAGTCTATTGGCTCGCACCACCGGGGGGCGTCCACGCCGTGTGGCTGCGGGTATGATGACCAGCGTAGGCGGTATCTCGGCCTTCATGAATAACACCACCGTCACAGCCATGTTTCTCGGGCCGGTGATCGGGATGGCGCGCAGGCTAGGCATCTCACCTTCTCGTCTGCTCATGCCGCTGTCATTCGCCTCAATTCTGGGAGGCACATGTACGCTGATCGGCACCTCGACGAATGTGGCAGTCAGTGGGGCCATGAAGCACTTAGGTTATGAGGAAATCGGCATGTTTGAGATCACTCCCATCGGCCTAGTTTTGTTCGTTGCAGGGATCATTTATCTCATCACTGTGGGCATGAAATGGGTGCCTGAAAGGGACCGCGCGGATGACCAAGGCGATGTGGCTCACATCCGTGAATATCTTTCTGAAGTGGTGATTTTACCCGGTTCCCCCCTGATCGGACAGCAGGCTTTCAATTCAGATTTTTCGGTTTTGGAGTTCCAGGTGGTGAAGATCCGTCGTGGGGGGGTGGATCTGCCTGTAGGTCCCTACACTCAGTTTACCGAAGGGGATGTCGTGCAGGTGGCGGGTAAGGTGCAAAACCTGATCAAGGTGAAGAAGATCGAAGGCATCGACATCCGTGAGGATGTGCAGCTACGTCGGTCTGGGGTGGACATGAGCGATGCCAGCGTTGCCGAAGTGGTGCTGACTCCGCGCTCATCCTTGGTCGGGCAGACACTCCGTGGGAGTAACTTCCGTCGGCGCACTGGACTCTCGGTCTTAGCCTTGCTGCGTGGGGATCGCACCCTCAATGATCACATGGCCGATGTGGTTTTGCAGGCAGGGGATTTGCTGTTGCTTCAGGGGCCCTATGACCGGTTTCAGAAATTTGAGCAAGAGGCGGAGATGGTCATCATCACGGCCCATAGTTATGCAGCAGGGGCCCGCAAGCGCGGCATTGCTACCCTGATCGCATTTGCCCTGGCGGTAACGGCGAGCAGCTTCGGTCTCCTACCAGCTTCCATTGCCTTCCTTATCGCCGCCCTCATTGCGTTGGCCACCCGATGCATCAGCCTGGACACCGCATACGAAAATATCGACTGGCGCCTACTTATTCTTATTGGCGGGATGACCGCTTTTGGTGCCGCCATGGAGAAATCCGGTGCGGATGAAATGCTGGCCGGACTCGTGACCCACTTGTTAAATCCCTTTGGAACCCTCGCGGTCTTGGCGGGTTTTTGTGTGCTAACCGTTCTCCTGACACAGCCGATGTCGAACGCTGCGGCGGCTCTGGTGGTGTTGCCGATCGCGATTCAAGCCGCACAGACCCTCGGCGTGAATCCTCGAGGCTTTGGCATCGCCGTCATGCTCAGTGCCAGCATCTCGGTGCTGACACCGTTCGAGCCGAGTTGCATCCTGGTTTATGGACCCGGTAAATATCGCTTTGGAGATTTTATCAAGGTCGGCAGCGGACTTACTTTAATCTGCCTGATCCTGATTTTGCTGCTGGTGCCTGTGTTCTGGCCGATGAAGTGA